The proteins below are encoded in one region of Halalkalicoccus jeotgali B3:
- the gatD gene encoding Glu-tRNA(Gln) amidotransferase subunit GatD, which yields MNAGDRVRARRAETTYEGVLLPSSNEDHLVLKLDGGYNVGISRDGADVETLESGVHEIGTESDGDSEVAFDEDLPTVSLISTGGTIASTVDYRTGAVTAQFDAEDVLRAVPDLAGLANYRGRVVANILSENMTPDIWRELAEAVYEEIEAGADGVVVMHGTDTMQFSASALAFMLDTPVPVVFTGSQRSADRPSSDNVMNAVCAVEAAKSDLAEVLVCMHATESDDRCALHRGTRVRKNHTSRRDAFETVGRNPLAEVDYESRELTIRGEHVARGDRALALSPALEADVELLKYTPGMGPEALSPYEDSAGLVIEGTGLGHVHTDWIPRIAELVESGTPVVMTSQCLEGRVCDRVYDTGRDLLSAGVIEAGDTLPGTAKVKLMWALANADSAGAVEEAMGTSVAGELTERSVPWN from the coding sequence ATGAACGCAGGCGACCGGGTCCGAGCACGGCGGGCCGAAACGACTTACGAGGGCGTCCTCCTGCCCTCCTCGAACGAGGACCACCTCGTACTCAAGCTCGACGGCGGGTACAACGTCGGGATCTCCCGCGACGGGGCGGACGTCGAGACGCTCGAATCGGGCGTCCACGAGATCGGGACCGAGAGCGACGGCGACAGCGAGGTCGCCTTCGACGAGGACCTCCCGACCGTCTCGCTGATCAGCACTGGGGGAACGATCGCCTCGACAGTCGATTACCGTACCGGGGCGGTCACGGCGCAGTTCGACGCCGAGGACGTCCTCCGGGCGGTGCCGGACCTGGCCGGCCTGGCGAACTACCGCGGGCGGGTCGTAGCGAACATCCTCTCGGAGAACATGACGCCCGACATCTGGCGGGAACTCGCCGAGGCGGTCTACGAGGAGATCGAGGCCGGCGCGGACGGCGTCGTCGTCATGCACGGTACCGACACGATGCAGTTCTCTGCGTCGGCGCTCGCGTTCATGCTCGACACTCCGGTTCCGGTGGTCTTCACCGGCAGTCAGCGTTCGGCGGATCGGCCCTCCTCCGACAACGTCATGAACGCGGTCTGTGCGGTCGAGGCCGCCAAAAGCGACCTCGCGGAGGTGCTCGTCTGTATGCACGCCACCGAGTCGGACGACCGCTGTGCGCTGCATCGCGGGACCCGAGTCAGGAAGAATCACACTTCCCGAAGGGACGCCTTCGAGACCGTCGGACGAAACCCGCTCGCCGAGGTCGACTACGAGAGCCGCGAACTCACGATCCGGGGCGAGCACGTGGCACGAGGCGACCGAGCGCTCGCGCTCTCACCCGCCCTCGAAGCCGACGTCGAGCTCTTGAAGTACACCCCCGGGATGGGTCCCGAAGCGCTGTCCCCCTACGAGGACAGTGCGGGCCTCGTGATCGAGGGCACCGGGCTGGGGCACGTCCACACCGACTGGATCCCCCGGATCGCCGAACTCGTCGAGTCGGGGACACCCGTCGTAATGACCAGCCAGTGTCTCGAAGGGCGGGTCTGTGACCGGGTCTATGACACTGGACGCGATCTGCTTTCGGCGGGCGTGATCGAGGCCGGCGACACCCTGCCCGGCACCGCGAAGGTCAAGCTCATGTGGGCGCTCGCGAACGCCGACTCGGCCGGGGCGGTCGAGGAGGCGATGGGGACCTCGGTCGCGGGCGAGCTCACCGAGCGCTCGGTGCCATGGAACTGA
- a CDS encoding cation:proton antiporter yields MAAENHLLEVGVMFAAVAGAGVLASRIDQSVIPFYILTGMVLGPNVLGRAGLPFVEETTFVAVGAELGIVFLLFFLGLEFNLDRLLESKHRIGRAGTVDLLINFGAGLVLGYLVFGTLLSALLVAGIVYISSSAIITKSLIDLGWIANRESDPMLGTLVYEDLFIAVYLAVVSALVLGGGGLSEALGSVGLALGFILALLLVVYFGTSWFERALHTQSNEFFVLRAVGITVLVAGAALAAGVSEAVAAFFIGMAFSATDYVDEIEHNLESIRDVFAAVFFFWIGLVTDPSLFPGVAGLVALAVLVTTPTKLASGFLAGRIYGLDERRSTRVGLGMVTRGEFSLIIATVAAGGAGLTIPEPVAATIQAFAVGYVLVMSILGTTLMRYSSVFEERVLARLPESTA; encoded by the coding sequence ATGGCCGCAGAGAACCACCTGCTCGAGGTCGGGGTCATGTTCGCGGCGGTCGCCGGCGCGGGCGTCCTCGCGAGCCGGATCGACCAGTCGGTCATCCCCTTTTACATCCTCACCGGGATGGTGCTGGGACCGAACGTCCTCGGCCGGGCCGGCCTTCCCTTCGTCGAGGAGACGACCTTCGTCGCGGTCGGCGCGGAACTCGGGATCGTCTTCTTGCTGTTTTTCCTCGGATTGGAGTTCAACCTCGACCGGCTCCTCGAAAGCAAACACCGGATCGGCCGGGCCGGCACCGTCGATCTCCTGATCAACTTCGGGGCCGGACTCGTACTCGGGTATCTCGTCTTCGGGACGCTCCTTTCGGCCCTGCTGGTCGCCGGGATCGTCTACATCTCCTCGTCGGCGATCATCACCAAGTCGCTGATCGATCTGGGCTGGATCGCCAACCGCGAGAGCGACCCAATGCTCGGGACGCTCGTCTACGAGGACCTCTTCATCGCGGTCTATCTGGCGGTCGTCTCGGCGCTGGTGCTGGGCGGGGGCGGCCTGAGCGAGGCGCTCGGCTCGGTCGGTCTCGCGCTCGGGTTCATCCTCGCGTTGCTCCTCGTGGTCTACTTCGGCACCTCGTGGTTCGAGCGGGCACTCCACACCCAGTCGAACGAGTTCTTCGTCCTGCGGGCGGTCGGGATCACCGTCCTCGTCGCGGGGGCGGCACTCGCGGCGGGCGTGAGCGAGGCCGTCGCGGCCTTCTTCATCGGAATGGCCTTTAGCGCCACCGACTACGTCGACGAGATCGAGCACAACCTCGAGTCGATCCGGGACGTCTTCGCCGCCGTCTTTTTCTTCTGGATCGGCCTCGTGACCGATCCCTCGCTGTTTCCGGGGGTCGCCGGGTTGGTCGCGCTTGCAGTCCTCGTAACGACACCCACGAAGCTCGCCAGTGGCTTTCTCGCCGGGCGGATCTACGGTCTCGACGAGCGTCGGTCGACCCGCGTCGGGCTCGGCATGGTCACCCGCGGGGAGTTTTCGCTGATCATCGCGACCGTCGCCGCCGGCGGCGCGGGCCTAACGATCCCCGAACCGGTCGCGGCGACGATTCAGGCCTTTGCGGTCGGCTACGTCCTCGTGATGAGCATCCTCGGGACGACCCTGATGCGCTACTCGTCGGTCTTCGAGGAGCGCGTCCTCGCCCGATTGCCCGAATCGACCGCCTGA
- a CDS encoding AI-2E family transporter, which yields MNVRRGFLLGLIALLLAVSFAMVQPFLQYLLLALLLAFVLHPLHERLEPKVGGQLSAAILIVGSLIAFVIPFVVVGATVAGDAMALAQQLQSGGVSGFGLGQVEALIQQYTGFQIDLASRVSAYAEQAAGIVAGSAPGVFGTISHAFVGLGLGLFVLYYLLKDGSKLMGWLRETLPLPSTVQDELYASLNEITWAVLLGHVLVAIVQGAIAGIGLFVVGIPNATLWTFIMIVLSLIPIIGSFLVWGPAAIYLVATGQTVFGVGLLLYGTIIVNATDNFLRPIVVDRHAKINPSIIIIGVIGGVYLIGFMGLFVGPVIVGALKVVLEIFDEHYEAL from the coding sequence ATGAACGTGCGACGGGGGTTCTTGCTCGGGCTGATCGCGTTGCTGCTCGCGGTGTCGTTCGCGATGGTCCAGCCGTTCCTCCAGTACCTCCTGTTGGCGCTGTTACTCGCGTTCGTCCTCCACCCGCTCCACGAGCGTCTCGAACCGAAGGTGGGCGGACAGCTCTCGGCAGCGATCCTGATCGTCGGCTCGTTGATCGCGTTCGTCATCCCCTTCGTCGTGGTCGGCGCGACCGTCGCCGGCGACGCGATGGCACTCGCCCAGCAACTCCAGAGCGGCGGGGTAAGCGGGTTCGGCCTCGGCCAAGTCGAGGCGCTAATTCAGCAGTACACCGGCTTCCAGATCGATCTTGCCTCCCGGGTAAGCGCGTACGCCGAACAGGCCGCAGGGATCGTCGCGGGGAGCGCCCCCGGCGTGTTCGGCACGATCTCACATGCGTTCGTCGGCCTCGGCCTCGGGCTGTTCGTGCTGTACTACCTGTTGAAGGACGGGAGCAAGCTGATGGGGTGGCTCAGGGAGACGCTGCCGCTCCCGTCGACGGTCCAGGACGAGTTGTACGCCTCGCTCAACGAGATCACGTGGGCGGTGTTGCTCGGCCACGTGCTGGTCGCGATCGTCCAGGGAGCGATCGCCGGGATCGGCCTGTTCGTCGTCGGCATCCCGAACGCCACGCTGTGGACGTTCATCATGATCGTCCTCTCGCTGATCCCGATAATCGGGTCCTTCCTCGTCTGGGGGCCCGCGGCGATCTACCTCGTCGCGACCGGTCAGACAGTCTTCGGCGTCGGGTTGTTGCTCTACGGGACGATCATCGTCAACGCGACGGACAACTTCCTCCGACCCATCGTCGTCGACCGCCACGCGAAGATCAACCCCAGCATCATCATCATCGGCGTGATCGGCGGGGTCTACCTGATCGGCTTTATGGGGCTGTTCGTCGGCCCCGTGATCGTCGGTGCGCTGAAGGTCGTCCTCGAGATCTTCGACGAGCACTACGAGGCGCTCTAA
- a CDS encoding cation:proton antiporter regulatory subunit has product MDVSETDLPGVGKRFEVALEEGGVAVVVIHNSGRRELFYRESPDADGEELLDLTDRESRVVGSILEGAFFQPVRTESPEATLGEDVILEWYTLDDEDPIVGEPLEESDIRGRTGATIIAVERGEEVFPSPEADFTLRAGDVAVAVGTRENQRRLEELLA; this is encoded by the coding sequence ATGGACGTCTCGGAAACCGATCTCCCAGGGGTTGGCAAGCGCTTCGAGGTCGCCCTCGAGGAGGGGGGTGTCGCGGTCGTCGTCATCCACAACAGCGGCCGACGCGAACTGTTCTATCGGGAATCGCCCGACGCCGACGGGGAGGAACTGCTCGATCTGACGGATCGGGAATCGCGGGTGGTGGGGTCGATCCTCGAGGGGGCGTTCTTCCAGCCGGTTCGGACAGAATCCCCGGAGGCGACGCTGGGAGAGGACGTCATCCTCGAGTGGTACACCCTCGACGACGAGGACCCCATCGTCGGGGAGCCCCTCGAAGAGAGCGACATCCGCGGGCGGACCGGCGCGACGATCATCGCCGTCGAGCGCGGCGAGGAGGTCTTTCCCAGCCCCGAGGCCGACTTCACGCTCCGGGCGGGCGACGTCGCCGTCGCGGTCGGTACCCGGGAGAACCAGCGCCGGCTTGAGGAGCTGCTGGCGTAG
- a CDS encoding NAD-binding protein, whose product MEWGERRGLIGTHLTVVLTGTVAVLSIVTGIANISAPAVGLLDDWIAIPEIVHRTAGFTGAMTGFLMLLSAYGLRTRLRVAWWSTAVLLPMTAIQGLLQSSVLSIPLILVSALAMPNLLANRARFDRELELTNTQIAAGLALVGAQAYGTLGTYALREEFGEVETILDAFYFTLVTASTVGYGDATPLTQQARLFGMSVLLVGTASFAVALGALLSPVIEARFAAALGRMNDAELASLDDHVLVLGYGELTEPILQELESRAPFVVVTEHDERADRLGERDLLVLRGDPSDEETIERAGLDRARAVVVATDTDAEDALTVLTVRQLRPDVRIVSAATDRENVPKLRRAGADAVISPATIGGRLMVQSALGRDDTEDVADRLLGDRDR is encoded by the coding sequence ATGGAGTGGGGCGAACGACGGGGGCTGATCGGGACACACCTGACGGTCGTGCTGACGGGGACCGTCGCCGTTCTCTCGATCGTCACCGGGATCGCGAACATCAGCGCTCCCGCGGTCGGACTGCTCGACGATTGGATCGCCATCCCGGAGATCGTCCACCGTACCGCCGGATTTACCGGCGCGATGACCGGCTTTCTGATGTTGCTCTCGGCCTACGGCCTTCGCACTCGGCTTCGGGTCGCGTGGTGGTCGACGGCCGTGTTGTTGCCGATGACCGCGATCCAGGGATTGCTCCAGTCGAGCGTGCTCTCGATTCCGCTCATACTCGTTTCCGCGCTTGCGATGCCGAACCTGCTTGCGAACCGCGCGCGCTTCGACCGCGAACTCGAACTCACGAACACCCAGATCGCCGCCGGCCTCGCGCTCGTCGGCGCACAGGCCTACGGCACGCTCGGCACCTACGCGCTGCGCGAGGAGTTCGGCGAGGTCGAGACGATCCTCGACGCTTTTTACTTCACGCTCGTAACCGCAAGCACCGTCGGCTACGGCGACGCGACCCCCCTCACCCAGCAAGCCCGGCTGTTCGGGATGTCGGTGCTGTTGGTCGGGACCGCGAGCTTCGCGGTCGCGCTCGGTGCCTTGCTCAGTCCCGTCATCGAAGCCCGCTTTGCGGCCGCACTCGGAAGAATGAACGACGCAGAACTCGCTTCACTGGACGATCACGTACTGGTTCTCGGCTACGGCGAACTCACCGAGCCGATCCTGCAGGAACTCGAATCGCGCGCACCCTTCGTCGTCGTTACCGAACACGACGAGCGCGCCGACCGGCTTGGCGAGCGCGATCTCCTCGTGCTCCGGGGTGATCCAAGCGACGAGGAGACCATCGAGCGCGCCGGCCTCGACCGGGCTCGGGCGGTCGTCGTCGCGACCGACACGGACGCCGAGGACGCCCTGACGGTGCTGACCGTCAGACAGCTTCGCCCCGACGTCCGTATCGTCTCGGCGGCGACCGACCGGGAGAACGTCCCGAAACTCAGACGCGCCGGGGCCGACGCCGTCATCAGCCCCGCGACCATCGGCGGCCGGCTCATGGTCCAGTCCGCGCTGGGACGGGACGACACCGAGGACGTCGCCGACAGGCTGCTCGGCGACCGTGACCGTTAG
- a CDS encoding TrmB family transcriptional regulator, whose translation MSATTLTHDRTELPTEIESTGSKLVYLYLHTAGEATIEELQSSLGMKQLALFPVLDTLSSEGFVDRDGETYTLTA comes from the coding sequence ATGAGCGCGACGACACTCACCCACGACCGCACCGAACTCCCGACCGAGATAGAATCGACCGGCTCGAAGCTCGTCTACCTCTACCTGCACACCGCCGGCGAAGCGACCATCGAGGAACTGCAGTCCTCGCTGGGAATGAAGCAACTCGCGCTGTTCCCCGTCCTCGATACGCTATCGAGCGAGGGGTTCGTCGACCGCGACGGCGAGACCTACACCCTGACGGCCTGA
- a CDS encoding GNAT family N-acetyltransferase, translated as MELRDARLEDHEAVAAFTRDTWPDREAGDYLPGIYPEWIEGDNRTLVADAGSEIAGIAQCVMLSETEAWCQGMRVNPAYRGRGVASRLTHALFEWARDQGALVARSMVFSWNVPSLGLTRKIGFDPAAELRWATPEPDPDAEPGLTVTDEPDAAWHAWTDSDARSRLGGLALDREETWAVSELTRENLRRAADETAVLVVCEDGLRAMSYRVRDYEHEHEDGTERYAEYGIGTWDDLEAGRALFAAIARDAAEVGADRTRVWIPETTGYVSDAAYLRAGASEEPDFVFAADLTADRTRR; from the coding sequence ATGGAACTGAGGGACGCCCGACTGGAAGACCACGAGGCGGTCGCCGCCTTCACCCGGGACACCTGGCCCGACCGGGAGGCCGGCGACTACCTGCCCGGGATCTACCCCGAGTGGATCGAGGGCGACAACCGCACCCTCGTGGCCGACGCCGGATCGGAGATCGCCGGGATCGCCCAGTGTGTGATGCTTTCGGAAACGGAGGCGTGGTGCCAAGGGATGCGCGTGAACCCGGCGTATCGCGGCCGGGGAGTCGCCAGCCGGCTCACCCACGCCCTGTTCGAGTGGGCGCGCGATCAGGGGGCGCTCGTCGCCCGCAGCATGGTGTTCTCGTGGAACGTCCCCAGTCTGGGGCTCACGCGGAAGATCGGTTTCGACCCCGCGGCGGAGCTCCGCTGGGCCACGCCCGAACCGGACCCCGACGCCGAGCCCGGCCTCACGGTTACGGACGAGCCCGACGCCGCGTGGCACGCCTGGACCGACAGCGACGCCCGCAGCCGGCTGGGCGGGCTCGCGCTCGATCGCGAGGAGACGTGGGCGGTCTCGGAGCTCACCCGCGAGAACCTCCGGCGGGCGGCCGACGAGACCGCGGTCCTCGTGGTGTGTGAGGACGGACTCCGGGCGATGAGCTACCGGGTACGCGACTACGAGCACGAACACGAGGACGGGACAGAGCGCTATGCCGAGTACGGAATCGGCACCTGGGACGACCTCGAGGCGGGACGGGCGTTGTTCGCCGCGATCGCCCGAGACGCCGCCGAGGTCGGTGCCGACCGCACGCGGGTGTGGATCCCCGAGACCACGGGCTACGTCTCCGATGCGGCCTACCTCCGGGCCGGGGCCTCCGAAGAGCCCGATTTCGTGTTCGCGGCCGACCTGACCGCCGACCGGACCCGCCGCTAA